From Pandoraea vervacti, the proteins below share one genomic window:
- a CDS encoding acetyl-CoA C-acetyltransferase, whose translation MAEAYIVDALRTPTGKRRGSLASVHPADLGAHVLKTLVERNSVPAEDYDDVIFGCVDAVGPNAGVISRTSWLAAGLPTHVPGTVIDRACGSSQQALHFAAQAVMSGTQDVVAVGGVQNMSLVPIAYAMTAAEPLGFTDPFSGSRGWRARFSDQPVNQFYAAQIIADKWKLSRESMEAFALESHRRALQAIREGRFDREITPFGGLNHDETPRETTLEKMASLSPVGEDYPKITAAVSSQTCDAAAAMLVVSEAALKRYNLTPRARVHHLSVLADDPIWHLTAPIPATAAALKKANLSLQDIDLVEINEAFASVVQAWLIETGFPHEKTNVNGGAIALGHPLGATGAKLMTTLLHELERTGGRFGMQTMCEGGGQANVTIIERLG comes from the coding sequence ATGGCAGAAGCCTATATTGTCGACGCATTGCGCACGCCGACGGGAAAACGTCGTGGATCGTTGGCCTCGGTTCACCCGGCGGATCTCGGCGCGCATGTGCTCAAGACACTCGTGGAACGCAACTCGGTGCCCGCTGAGGACTATGACGACGTCATTTTCGGCTGCGTCGACGCGGTGGGTCCCAATGCGGGGGTGATCAGCCGCACCTCCTGGCTGGCCGCGGGGCTGCCCACGCACGTGCCGGGGACCGTGATCGATCGCGCTTGCGGGTCTTCGCAGCAGGCGCTCCATTTTGCGGCGCAAGCCGTCATGAGCGGAACGCAGGACGTGGTCGCCGTGGGCGGCGTGCAAAACATGAGCCTGGTGCCGATCGCCTATGCAATGACGGCGGCCGAGCCGCTTGGATTTACCGACCCGTTTTCCGGAAGTCGTGGGTGGCGCGCTCGCTTTAGCGACCAACCGGTCAATCAGTTCTATGCCGCCCAGATCATTGCGGACAAATGGAAGCTCTCGCGCGAATCGATGGAAGCGTTTGCACTGGAGAGTCACCGTCGGGCGCTTCAGGCGATCAGGGAGGGGCGATTCGATCGCGAAATCACGCCTTTTGGCGGCTTGAACCACGACGAAACGCCACGCGAAACCACGCTGGAGAAGATGGCGTCGTTGTCACCGGTCGGCGAGGACTACCCGAAAATCACGGCGGCCGTCTCCAGTCAGACCTGCGACGCCGCCGCCGCGATGCTGGTGGTCTCCGAGGCGGCGCTCAAGCGGTACAACCTCACGCCGCGCGCTCGCGTTCATCATCTCAGCGTTCTCGCGGACGACCCGATCTGGCATTTGACCGCCCCCATTCCCGCAACCGCCGCCGCGCTGAAAAAGGCAAATCTGAGCCTCCAGGACATTGATCTGGTGGAAATCAACGAAGCGTTCGCCTCGGTGGTTCAGGCCTGGCTGATTGAAACGGGCTTCCCGCACGAAAAAACGAATGTGAACGGTGGCGCCATCGCCTTGGGGCATCCGTTAGGCGCTACTGGCGCGAAGTTGATGACGACGCTGCTCCACGAGCTCGAGCGTACCGGGGGGAGGTTCGGTATGCAGACAATGTGCGAGGGCGGTGGTCAGGCCAACGTGACAATCATCGAACGACTCGGTTGA
- a CDS encoding SDR family oxidoreductase, with amino-acid sequence MGICDQRTVIITGAGGGLGRAYALALAAERASVVVNDIRQEAAQAVVDEITRLGGQAVANADDITTLDGARRIVVQAIEQFGEVHVLVNNAGNLRDRMFVNLSEEDWDEVVRVHLRGHFCLANTLARYWRDKAKAGDTVDARLINTSSGAGLQGSIAQSNYATAKAGICALTLVQAAELGRYGITSNAIAPAARTSMTEGAMPDVVKKPADGSFDFWDPANVAPLVVWLASPLSRHVSGRVFEASGGKISVADGWRTGPVQDKGARWLPEELGPVVDALIARGVAPQKVYGT; translated from the coding sequence ATGGGAATCTGTGATCAACGCACAGTCATTATTACCGGCGCCGGCGGTGGACTTGGCCGCGCGTATGCATTGGCCCTGGCCGCAGAGCGCGCCAGCGTCGTCGTGAACGACATTCGTCAGGAGGCGGCCCAGGCGGTCGTGGACGAAATCACGCGTCTCGGCGGCCAGGCCGTGGCCAATGCCGACGACATCACGACGCTGGACGGCGCGCGTCGCATCGTGGTGCAGGCGATCGAGCAGTTCGGCGAGGTGCACGTGCTGGTCAACAACGCAGGAAATCTGCGAGATCGCATGTTCGTCAATCTCTCGGAAGAGGATTGGGATGAAGTCGTACGGGTTCATCTGCGAGGACATTTTTGTCTTGCCAACACGCTTGCCCGGTACTGGCGGGATAAAGCCAAGGCAGGCGACACGGTGGACGCGCGCCTGATCAACACCAGCTCCGGAGCGGGGTTGCAGGGCTCCATTGCGCAGTCGAACTATGCAACGGCAAAGGCGGGAATTTGCGCCCTGACGCTCGTGCAGGCGGCGGAGTTGGGCAGATATGGCATTACGTCGAATGCGATTGCGCCGGCGGCAAGAACCTCGATGACCGAAGGCGCGATGCCGGACGTCGTCAAGAAGCCCGCCGACGGGAGTTTCGATTTCTGGGATCCGGCGAACGTGGCGCCGTTGGTGGTGTGGCTCGCAAGCCCGCTTTCACGACATGTTTCGGGGCGGGTTTTCGAGGCGTCCGGCGGGAAAATCTCGGTCGCGGACGGCTGGCGCACCGGGCCGGTGCAGGACAAAGGCGCACGGTGGCTCCCCGAGGAGTTGGGACCGGTGGTCGATGCGTTGATTGCGCGCGGCGTCGCGCCGCAAAAGGTGTACGGAACATGA
- a CDS encoding acyl-CoA dehydrogenase family protein, producing the protein MIGAQDFSLTPDQLMIQESAAQFLDDRSASAMVRAAMESASGFDASLWTAMSQDLGWTGTHIPEAYGGLDLSFVELTLLLEQMGRRLACSPFFATVVMGATTLMMAADHETKARLLPQIASGELTATVGFGARGVDWDPASVTAVAEPVEGGYRLSGGFRHVPDGSTAALLLLVARLHGEIALFSVNANADGLTAREHANLDRTRRIAHVTLDGVVVDSTSLICRGTSLNDALARVRAMAGIALASEQLGAAQQCLDMTLAYAAERVQFGRPINSFQAVKHRCAEMMVKIEATRSAIYGAARFVTTTPDTASLLLEAACAKTFASEALFFCAQEAIQLHGGVGFTWEYDPHLYFKRAQASSQWFGSPGTLREEVAISLLDAARPVSCQ; encoded by the coding sequence ATGATCGGCGCACAGGACTTCTCGTTGACACCCGATCAGTTGATGATCCAGGAGTCTGCCGCGCAGTTTCTCGACGACAGAAGCGCCTCGGCAATGGTGCGCGCCGCCATGGAATCGGCGTCGGGGTTCGATGCGTCACTCTGGACGGCGATGTCACAGGACCTTGGATGGACCGGGACCCACATCCCCGAGGCCTATGGCGGACTGGATCTGTCCTTTGTCGAACTCACATTGCTGCTGGAGCAGATGGGGCGACGCCTCGCCTGCTCGCCGTTTTTTGCAACGGTGGTCATGGGCGCGACCACATTGATGATGGCAGCAGACCATGAGACCAAGGCTCGGCTCTTGCCGCAGATCGCCTCGGGCGAGCTGACGGCCACCGTTGGCTTTGGCGCACGCGGCGTCGATTGGGACCCTGCCAGCGTCACCGCAGTCGCGGAACCTGTGGAGGGAGGCTACCGACTGTCGGGAGGCTTCCGGCATGTGCCCGATGGGAGCACGGCGGCGCTGCTTCTGCTGGTGGCACGGCTGCACGGGGAGATTGCATTGTTTTCGGTCAATGCCAATGCCGACGGGCTGACGGCACGCGAGCACGCCAACCTCGATCGCACCCGGCGCATTGCACACGTAACGCTCGACGGCGTCGTCGTCGATTCGACGTCGCTGATATGTCGCGGGACATCGCTCAACGATGCCTTGGCGCGTGTGCGGGCAATGGCAGGCATTGCATTGGCCTCGGAGCAACTGGGCGCCGCACAGCAGTGTCTGGACATGACACTGGCCTATGCCGCCGAGCGCGTGCAGTTCGGTCGTCCCATCAACAGCTTTCAGGCCGTCAAGCATCGATGTGCCGAAATGATGGTGAAGATCGAGGCCACCCGATCGGCGATATACGGTGCCGCGCGCTTTGTGACCACGACACCCGACACGGCGTCGCTGCTCCTGGAAGCGGCATGCGCGAAGACATTCGCATCGGAGGCGCTGTTTTTCTGCGCGCAGGAAGCCATTCAACTGCACGGTGGCGTGGGATTCACCTGGGAATACGATCCTCACCTCTATTTCAAGCGCGCGCAGGCCTCGTCCCAGTGGTTCGGAAGTCCGGGGACGTTGCGCGAGGAAGTCGCCATCTCGTTGCTCGACGCAGCCCGGCCAGTGAGTTGCCAATAA